In Nicotiana tabacum cultivar K326 chromosome 11, ASM71507v2, whole genome shotgun sequence, a single window of DNA contains:
- the LOC107827499 gene encoding GCN5-related N-acetyltransferase 8-like, which yields MAAAAPPPSPTPAPAVIREDLVPTGHQVFSRIRLATNADVPHIHKFIHQMAVFERLTHLFSATESSLSATLFPENSPPPFTTFTIFLLEVSQNPFLPIDNQNCTNFSPIHKTINLDLPISDPEAEMFKSGGNDEVVAGFVLFFPNYSSFLAKPGFYIEDIFVRECYRRKGFGRLLLSAVAAQAAKMGYGRVEWVVLDWNVNAIKFYEEMGAQILQEWRVCRLTGGALEAFANVNI from the coding sequence ATGGCCGCCGCTGCACCTCCGCCGTCGCCGACACCCGCTCCCGCTGTCATCCGTGAGGACTTAGTTCCTACTGGCCACCAGGTCTTCTCCCGAATCCGCCTCGCCACCAACGCCGACGTTCCCCATATCCACAAATTCATCCACCAGATGGCCGTCTTCGAGCGGCTCACCCACCTCTTCTCCGCGACAGAATCTTCTCTCTCCGCCACTCTCTTCCCTGAGAACTCCCCGCCTCCCTTCACTACCTTCACCATCTTCCTCCTCGAAGTTTCCCAAAACCCTTTCCTTCCTATCGACAACCAAAACTGCACCAATTTCAGCCCCATACATAAGACTATAAATCTGGATCTCCCGATATCCGACCCGGAAGCTGAGATGTTTAAATCAGGCGGAAATGATGAAGTGGTTgctggttttgtgttgtttttccCGAATTATTCGTCATTTTTAGCGAAACCTGGGTTCTATATAGAGGATATATTTGTGAGGGAGTGTTACAGGAGAAAGGGTTTTGGGAGGTTGTTATTGTCTGCTGTGGCGGCTCAGGCGGCTAAGATGGGGTATGGGAGAGTGGAGTGGGTGGTTCTGGACTGGAACGTGAATGCGATCAAGTTTTATGAGGAAATGGGGGCTCAAATTTTGCAGGAATGGAGGGTTTGTAGGTTGACTGGTGGGGCCCTTGAAGCTTTTGCCAATGTCAACATTTGA